The Cyanobacteriota bacterium genomic sequence CTCATTGACGTTTGGCATAGCAATCAAACCCAGAGGATATCCCTATCCTACGGCGACTAAGACATAGATGGACATAATGGCTAGCAATCCTTACACACGGGCTAAGGTCACCGCCTCTGCTTGGTCTTGGTATTTGCCCCGACGATCGTCATAGCTGACTGCACAGGGTTCACCCTCCAAAAACAGCAACTGCACTACGCCTTCATTGGCATAAATCCTGCAGTCAGCACTCGATGAGTTAGAAAACTCTAGCGTTAAGTGTCCCCGCCAAGATGCTTCACCTGGCGTAATGTTGGCAATAATCCCACAGCGAGCGTAGGTGCTCTTACCCATGCAAATCACAGTGATGTAATCAGGCAATGCTAAGTGCTCTAAGGCTACTCCTAGCCCATAGGAATGGGCAGGTAGGATGAAGTAACTGCCTGTGTCATCATGCTGAAGCTGGGTTGGCTCCAGATTGTC encodes the following:
- the dcd gene encoding dCTP deaminase, which codes for MLKNDIWIKQQAYQGMITPFEPQLVRQVDGVPVISYGLGSFGYDLRLSPVEFRIFRHIPGTVVDPKRFNPDNLEPTQLQHDDTGSYFILPAHSYGLGVALEHLALPDYITVICMGKSTYARCGIIANITPGEASWRGHLTLEFSNSSSADCRIYANEGVVQLLFLEGEPCAVSYDDRRGKYQDQAEAVTLARV